The Meiothermus sp. genome segment GGGTATACAACTAGTCGGCAGGGGGTCGTACATCTAGATGACGTGCTGGGGCAGCCCTTGAAGCTCCGATTCCTGAATCTTTACCCAACCCCCCTCGAAGGCTTCCAAGAGCGAACCCTCCAGGAACCAGCTTTTAGGGGTTTTGGCGCCCCACAGGGTCTGGCGGCGGGGGTCGTTGAGGCTCCAGCGGATGGGCTCGAAGTCGGGGTCTACCGTGGTGTAGTCGGAGGTATACAGCTCGATGCGGTGGCCGTCGGGGTCGCGCAGGTACAGGAAAAAGGCGTTGGAAACCCCGTGCCGACCCGGCCCGCGTTCGATGGCCTCGGTCTGCATGGCCCCGGCCAGGATGTCGCAGGCCCGGATAATGCTCATGGCGTCGGGCATCCAGTAGGCGAAGTGGTGCAGCCGGGGGCCGGTTCCGTTGGTGAGGGCCAGGTCGTGCACGTTGCCCTTGCGGTGAATCCAGGCGGCCCAGATTTTGCCGTCGTCGCCCTCGGTGTACTCCGACATCCGAAAGGCCAGCTTGTCCATGTACCAGCGGGTCATGGCCTCGACCTGAGGGGTCATTATGTTGATATGATCGATGCGCTGGATACCGGGCCCTTTGTGCAGGTCGTAGCGCTGTAAAAGCCAGGGGTATTTCTGGCTTTCGGCGTAAAAGGCCACCGGCACGCCAAAGGGGTCTTGAACGCGGAGCATCCGGGGTCGGTCTTGTTCGGATTCCCAGCGGTGGGGCAGGCCCAGGGCCTCGGCCAGTTCGGCCAGAAGTTGCAAGTCGAGCTCACCGGCCACCCGGTAGGCCAGGTGCTTGATGCCGGCCTCGGGGGCCAGCTCGAGCTTGAGGGTCCACTCGCGGTCTTCGGTGCCGCGCAGGTAGAGGGCGCCCGGGTTTTCGTGCAGCACGTTCAGGCCCAGCAAGTCCACGTAGAAGTGGCGCGATCGCTCGAGGTCGGTCACGTAAAACACCCCGTGGCCGATGCGGACAATATTGGGTATCTGGTTCATGGTTGCACCCCCATCGTGTATAGGTTCTATTTCGCTTGCCAGCGGATAGGGAAAGCTTAAGTTCAGTGCATTTGGCCTTGAGCCTACAGCTTCAGGCTAGGGTAGCTGCCGATAGCTGCGGTTCCAGTACAGCAAGGGCCGGGTATTGCTACCCAGCGCTACTTTTTCCACCTCTCCCACCACAATCTTGTGGGTGCCCCCCGGGTAGACCGCCCAGGTGCGGCAGTAGAGTGTGGCCAGAGCCCCCTCCAGGGCCGGGCTGTCCTCATCGGTGAGGGGTTGGTAGCCGTCCAGCGGTCGGCCCGCAAAATGGGCCGACGTGTGCTCGTGGCCCTCGGCCAGGAGGTTCACGGTAAAACGGCCGGCCTGCTCCAGCACGGGCCAGAGCTGGGCGGTTTCGTTGATACAGACCAGGATCAGGGGGGGCTCGAGGCTTACGCTGGTAAAGCTGCTGGCGGTCATGCCCCGGGCCTCGCTCTGGAAGCGAGCTGCGATCACCGTGATGCCGCTGGGCCAGTAGCTCATGGCCTGACGGAGCTGGTCGGAAAGCGAGGTTTGGGCGGTTTTCATGTGGAGTGAAGTCAATGGTCTATAGTCCATGGTCTATGGACTCAGGCAGACCCTAGTCGCTGGCCACCACCTCTGGCTGGGGTTGCTCCTTCCAGCCCAAAAAGTCCTTGATGCGCTGCTTGTAGGGTTCTTTGTCGTACACCGAGAACAGGGTCTGGTACATGCGCACCGGGTCACCAAAAAAGTAGCGCTCGTACAGGGTCTGGCGGGCGCCAAACCCGCTGAGGGTCATGTCCCAGGCCAGGCGGAAGAGCTGAATGCGTTCTTTGGCGGGTAGGGTGGCCGACTGCAAGAACTTTTCCACATAGGGCCCCACCGGCGAGTGCAGGTCGGCCTCGGAGGGCAGGGTGATCATGCCGGAGGCCCCAATCTGCTGGACAATTTCGTTGATGCGGGGGTAAAGCCTGGGGTAGAGGTTGCGGGCCCCGTCAATAGCCCCCCGGTCGGGGCACATCAGGCCATACTTATTGAGCCTGGCATCGCGCTCGGCGCGGGCCCAGAAGCCTTTCATGGCCTCGAGGTAGACGATCACCTCGGCGATTTTCTCCTGCACGTGGGGGAAGGTATCGGCCCCGATGGTCTCGCCCAGCAGCGAAACCAGCCCCAAAAAGGCCTCGGTCTTGGCGTTCTTGAGCACCACCACCTGATGGGCCATGTGCATTAAGGCCCCGGTCTCGGCGTAGGCGGTGTTGCAGCGCGCCAGGTCTTTGTAGATGAACACCCGTTCCCAGGGCACAAACACATCGTCGAACACCGTGAGGCAGTCCATCTCTTCCAATCGGCTGCTGAGGGGGTAGTCAAAGCGCCCATCCCCCACAGCCATGCTCTCACGGCTGATGAAGTGAAGCCCCGGGGTGTTGGTGGGAATGGCAAAGGCCACCGCGTATTTGTCGGCCCCGGGCCCTTCCTTGAGCAGCGTGGAGGGGAAAACCAGAAGCTCGTCGGCGGTGGGCAGGGTGGAGAGCATCCGGGCTCCCCGCACCACAATGCCTTTTTCGCTCTCGCTTACCACGCCCAGGGGGATGTAGGGGTCGGGC includes the following:
- the hpaD gene encoding 3,4-dihydroxyphenylacetate 2,3-dioxygenase; this translates as MNQIPNIVRIGHGVFYVTDLERSRHFYVDLLGLNVLHENPGALYLRGTEDREWTLKLELAPEAGIKHLAYRVAGELDLQLLAELAEALGLPHRWESEQDRPRMLRVQDPFGVPVAFYAESQKYPWLLQRYDLHKGPGIQRIDHINIMTPQVEAMTRWYMDKLAFRMSEYTEGDDGKIWAAWIHRKGNVHDLALTNGTGPRLHHFAYWMPDAMSIIRACDILAGAMQTEAIERGPGRHGVSNAFFLYLRDPDGHRIELYTSDYTTVDPDFEPIRWSLNDPRRQTLWGAKTPKSWFLEGSLLEAFEGGWVKIQESELQGLPQHVI
- the hpaC gene encoding 4-hydroxyphenylacetate 3-monooxygenase reductase subunit, which produces MKTAQTSLSDQLRQAMSYWPSGITVIAARFQSEARGMTASSFTSVSLEPPLILVCINETAQLWPVLEQAGRFTVNLLAEGHEHTSAHFAGRPLDGYQPLTDEDSPALEGALATLYCRTWAVYPGGTHKIVVGEVEKVALGSNTRPLLYWNRSYRQLP
- the hpaB gene encoding 4-hydroxyphenylacetate 3-monooxygenase, oxygenase component, with amino-acid sequence MARTGKDYLEALKKNPPNLWYKGQKVEDPTTHPVFKGITHTLAQLYEMQHDPRYRDTLTYEQNGQRYAMSLLPARTKDDLARRSAAYKLWADVNLGMMGRSPDYLNAVLMAFEQSAEFFGPYADNVRRYVQFVREHDLSTTHCLTNPQVNRAKSNLEQPDPYIPLGVVSESEKGIVVRGARMLSTLPTADELLVFPSTLLKEGPGADKYAVAFAIPTNTPGLHFISRESMAVGDGRFDYPLSSRLEEMDCLTVFDDVFVPWERVFIYKDLARCNTAYAETGALMHMAHQVVVLKNAKTEAFLGLVSLLGETIGADTFPHVQEKIAEVIVYLEAMKGFWARAERDARLNKYGLMCPDRGAIDGARNLYPRLYPRINEIVQQIGASGMITLPSEADLHSPVGPYVEKFLQSATLPAKERIQLFRLAWDMTLSGFGARQTLYERYFFGDPVRMYQTLFSVYDKEPYKQRIKDFLGWKEQPQPEVVASD